In one window of Hymenobacter nivis DNA:
- a CDS encoding polyprenol monophosphomannose synthase — protein MNDSLVLIPTYNERENAEQIVRKVMGLPLAFDVLVIDDGSPDGTAAIVRGLQAEFPGRLFLEERLGKQGLGTAYIHGFRWALARGYGYIFEMDADFSHNPKDLVRLYNACAMEGYDVAIGSRYIQGVNVVNWPMERVLMSYYASWYVRFVTGMPIRDATAGFKCYTARVLRAIDFDRIRFVGYAFQIEMKWRAFQLGFKIKEVPIIFTDRTRGTSKMSKGIVKEAFFGVLQMKISSWLRPAPKPVGPQLAADQDGLEPI, from the coding sequence ATGAACGACAGCCTCGTCCTGATTCCTACCTACAACGAGCGCGAGAACGCCGAGCAAATCGTACGCAAGGTCATGGGCTTGCCGCTAGCGTTCGACGTGCTGGTTATCGACGACGGCTCGCCCGACGGCACGGCAGCTATTGTGCGTGGCCTGCAGGCCGAGTTTCCCGGCCGCCTGTTTCTGGAAGAACGCCTCGGCAAGCAGGGCCTGGGCACGGCCTACATTCACGGGTTTCGATGGGCCCTGGCCCGCGGCTACGGCTATATCTTCGAGATGGACGCCGACTTTTCGCACAACCCCAAGGACCTCGTGCGCCTCTACAACGCCTGCGCCATGGAGGGCTACGACGTAGCCATTGGCTCGCGCTACATCCAGGGCGTCAACGTGGTAAACTGGCCTATGGAGCGCGTGCTCATGTCGTACTACGCCTCGTGGTACGTGCGCTTTGTGACCGGCATGCCCATCCGCGACGCCACGGCGGGCTTCAAGTGTTACACGGCGCGGGTGCTGCGCGCCATCGATTTCGACCGCATTCGATTCGTGGGCTACGCCTTCCAGATTGAGATGAAGTGGCGCGCCTTCCAGCTCGGTTTTAAGATTAAGGAGGTGCCCATCATCTTCACCGACCGCACCCGTGGCACCTCCAAAATGTCGAAGGGCATCGTGAAAGAAGCCTTTTTCGGCGTGCTGCAAATGAAAATCAGCAGCTGGCTGCGCCCCGCGCCCAAGCCCGTGGGCCCCCAGCTGGCGGCGGACCAAGACGGCTTAGAACCTATCTAA
- the hemG gene encoding protoporphyrinogen oxidase, with amino-acid sequence MKIALLGGGLAGLTCAWYLQQAGVAYDLFEADARPGGNLLSLNQPEGYLLEAGPNSLQLSPELAELFDELGLTDQVQDTAAVGQRRYVLRGGSYRELPGSPPALLASSFFSLKGKWRLLREFLKPAGAPNPDETVAAFFTRRFGSEIVDYAVNPFVAGIYAGDPAQLLLRHTFPQLAALEQAHGSVLRGLAKAGKGVGRRRVVTLQGGVQVLTDALAARLTHCHPGAPIAELARAPDGAYSFQAGGATQGPYTHLVLALPAYAAAPLLAGLFPAAAAALAAVHYPPMAVVYSAYERAAVAHPLEGFGALHPKAEGAYAAGSLWTSSLYPGRVPAGQVLFTTFVGGTQYEAAAQQPEADQKAAVHTELARFYGIAGAPTWQGRYYWPRSIPQFDAAIGPARASVEALRADGIVAVANWQAGVGVPDVVRHARTTAQALAAGAPAPAR; translated from the coding sequence ATGAAAATCGCCCTCCTCGGCGGCGGCCTCGCCGGCCTCACCTGCGCCTGGTACTTGCAACAAGCCGGCGTCGCCTACGATTTGTTTGAGGCCGACGCGCGGCCCGGCGGCAACCTGCTCAGCCTCAACCAGCCCGAAGGCTACCTGCTCGAAGCGGGCCCCAACTCGCTCCAGCTCAGCCCCGAGCTGGCCGAACTATTTGATGAGCTGGGCCTTACCGACCAAGTGCAAGATACGGCAGCCGTGGGCCAGCGCCGCTACGTGCTGCGCGGTGGCAGCTACCGCGAGCTGCCCGGCTCGCCACCAGCGCTGCTCGCCAGCAGCTTTTTCAGCCTGAAGGGCAAGTGGCGGCTGCTGCGCGAATTCCTCAAGCCCGCCGGGGCCCCCAACCCCGACGAAACCGTAGCCGCGTTTTTCACCCGGCGCTTCGGTTCGGAAATCGTGGACTACGCCGTGAACCCGTTCGTGGCCGGCATCTACGCCGGCGACCCGGCCCAGCTGCTGCTCCGCCATACGTTCCCGCAGCTGGCGGCCCTGGAGCAGGCCCACGGCTCGGTGCTGCGTGGGCTGGCCAAGGCCGGCAAGGGCGTGGGGCGGCGGCGCGTCGTCACGCTGCAAGGCGGCGTGCAGGTCCTCACCGATGCGCTGGCCGCCCGTCTCACGCACTGCCACCCCGGGGCCCCCATCGCGGAACTGGCGCGGGCCCCCGATGGCGCCTATTCGTTTCAGGCGGGCGGGGCCACGCAGGGGCCCTACACGCACCTCGTGCTGGCGCTGCCGGCCTACGCCGCCGCGCCGCTGCTGGCGGGGCTGTTTCCGGCGGCGGCGGCGGCGCTGGCGGCGGTGCACTACCCACCCATGGCTGTGGTGTACTCGGCCTACGAGCGGGCCGCCGTGGCACACCCACTGGAGGGCTTCGGGGCCCTGCACCCCAAGGCGGAGGGCGCCTATGCGGCCGGCTCGCTCTGGACTAGCAGCCTCTACCCCGGCCGGGTACCGGCGGGGCAGGTGCTGTTCACCACCTTCGTGGGCGGCACCCAGTACGAGGCCGCCGCCCAGCAGCCCGAGGCCGACCAAAAAGCCGCCGTGCACACCGAGCTGGCTCGTTTTTACGGCATTGCCGGGGCCCCCACCTGGCAGGGGCGCTACTACTGGCCGCGCAGCATTCCGCAGTTCGATGCAGCCATTGGGCCGGCGCGCGCGTCGGTAGAAGCCCTGCGGGCCGATGGCATCGTGGCCGTAGCCAACTGGCAGGCCGGCGTGGGCGTACCCGACGTGGTGCGCCACGCCCGCACCACGGCCCAGGCGCTGGCCGCGGGGGCCCCGGCCCCGGCCCGGTAG
- a CDS encoding D-glycero-alpha-D-manno-heptose-1,7-bisphosphate 7-phosphatase — protein sequence MGPHKAIFLDRDGVLNNETGEYVWQAEKFVVSPGVPGALARLRAAGYYLIVVTNQAGIAKGLYTGADVQARHAQLQAACGNALDMLYFSDNHPSVSESIFRKPDSGMLEKAVARFALDPAQCWIVGDRVRDIQAGARLGIRGILVGHTEVEVHTPYAVDLVAATDLILNVAQTL from the coding sequence ATGGGCCCCCACAAAGCAATTTTCCTCGACCGCGACGGCGTATTGAACAATGAAACCGGCGAGTACGTGTGGCAGGCGGAAAAATTTGTCGTCAGCCCCGGCGTACCCGGGGCCCTGGCGCGCCTCAGAGCTGCGGGCTACTACCTCATCGTCGTCACCAACCAGGCCGGCATCGCCAAGGGCCTCTACACCGGGGCCGACGTGCAGGCCCGCCATGCTCAGCTGCAAGCCGCCTGCGGCAATGCGCTGGATATGCTATATTTCAGCGATAACCATCCCAGCGTGAGCGAGTCCATCTTCCGCAAGCCCGACTCGGGGATGCTCGAAAAAGCCGTGGCCCGCTTTGCCCTCGACCCCGCCCAGTGCTGGATTGTAGGCGACCGGGTGCGCGACATACAGGCCGGGGCCCGCCTGGGCATCCGTGGCATCCTGGTGGGCCACACCGAAGTAGAGGTCCATACCCCCTACGCCGTCGATTTAGTAGCCGCTACGGACCTGATTTTGAATGTAGCGCAGACTTTGTAG
- a CDS encoding arginine decarboxylase: MDKYHDLISQTFDFPTADFTVQNDELQFHGIDLMALVEKYGTPLRLTYLPKISSQIQRAKKWFADGIAATGYQGTYSYAYCTKSSHFRFVLEEALKNDVHLETSSWFDTTIIRHLHAEGKVDKQHHIICNGFKVEEYKREITALINEGFVNCIPIIDAPNEIDYYQKYVTEKCKLGMRLASDEEPRFQFYTSRLGIRYTDAIPLYEQKIKDDPRFELTMLHYFISTGIKDTSYYWSELSRFIHKYCELRKICPTLTTIDIGGGLPIQTSIQPEYDYPYMIAEILRTVQRICKEEGVPEPGIFTEFGIFTVGESGAIIYSILDEKLQNDKELWYMIDGSFITNLPDTWALNQRFILLALNGWQKSYERVQLGGLTCDSQDYYNAEQHLYQVFLPERKPADAEPLYIGFFHTGAYQESLSGYGGIKHCLIPSPQHIILDRGPDGVLTDTVFAPKQEAASMMRILGYAS; the protein is encoded by the coding sequence ATGGACAAGTACCACGACCTAATTTCCCAAACCTTCGATTTTCCCACCGCCGATTTCACGGTTCAAAACGACGAGCTCCAGTTCCACGGCATCGACCTGATGGCCCTGGTTGAGAAGTATGGCACGCCGCTGCGCCTCACCTATCTGCCCAAAATCAGCTCCCAGATTCAACGGGCCAAAAAGTGGTTTGCTGACGGCATCGCTGCCACCGGATACCAGGGCACCTACTCCTACGCCTACTGCACTAAGTCGTCGCACTTCCGCTTCGTGCTGGAGGAGGCCCTGAAAAACGACGTTCACCTCGAAACCTCGTCGTGGTTCGACACCACCATCATCCGCCACCTCCACGCCGAGGGCAAGGTCGACAAGCAGCACCACATCATCTGCAACGGCTTTAAGGTGGAGGAGTACAAACGCGAAATTACGGCCCTCATCAACGAGGGCTTCGTGAACTGCATACCCATCATCGACGCGCCCAACGAAATAGATTATTACCAAAAGTACGTCACCGAAAAGTGCAAGCTGGGTATGCGCCTGGCTTCGGACGAGGAGCCGCGCTTCCAGTTCTATACCTCGCGCCTGGGCATTCGCTACACCGATGCAATACCCCTTTACGAGCAAAAAATTAAGGACGATCCGCGCTTCGAGCTGACGATGCTGCACTATTTCATCAGCACCGGCATCAAGGACACGTCCTACTACTGGTCCGAGTTGAGCCGCTTTATCCATAAGTATTGCGAACTGCGCAAAATCTGCCCCACGCTCACCACTATCGACATCGGCGGGGGCCTGCCCATCCAAACCAGCATCCAGCCCGAGTACGACTACCCCTACATGATAGCCGAAATCCTGCGCACCGTCCAGCGCATCTGCAAGGAAGAAGGCGTGCCCGAGCCCGGTATTTTCACCGAGTTCGGCATCTTCACGGTGGGCGAGAGCGGGGCCATTATTTACTCCATCCTGGACGAAAAACTTCAGAACGACAAGGAGTTGTGGTACATGATTGACGGCTCGTTCATCACCAACCTGCCCGATACCTGGGCCCTGAATCAACGCTTTATCCTGCTGGCCCTGAACGGTTGGCAGAAGTCGTACGAGCGCGTCCAGCTTGGGGGCCTCACCTGCGACTCGCAGGACTACTACAACGCCGAGCAGCACCTCTATCAGGTGTTTTTGCCCGAGCGCAAGCCCGCTGACGCGGAGCCGCTCTACATCGGATTTTTCCACACCGGCGCCTACCAGGAAAGCCTGAGCGGCTACGGCGGCATTAAGCACTGTCTTATCCCCTCGCCCCAGCACATCATCCTCGACCGGGGCCCCGACGGCGTACTCACTGACACCGTGTTTGCGCCTAAACAGGAGGCCGCTAGCATGATGCGTATCCTGGGCTACGCTTCGTAA
- a CDS encoding arginase, which produces MKRIKLLEVGSELGAGTRGAGMGIDALRVACLNKGSDYFRRYNAVAVPNLNHVLFEKTPFRWAKHIDAIYTVQKGIASAVEQTLRFGEFPLVLAGDHSSANATIAGIKAAYPHKTLGVVWIDAHADLHSPYTTPSGNVHGMPLAAALGQDNRAHQRNQPDADTEFFWQRLQNLAEPGPKLCPEHLVYVGVRDTEEQEDALIEELGIKWIKLPEIKEKGSRQLTREIYEHLRTCDMVYISFDVDSLDSSFSIGTGTPVEDGLYLSEAENLCQDLLENERVVCFEMVEINPTLDNGNTMATNAFNILEKATNAIERRLKLEDVVSR; this is translated from the coding sequence ATGAAACGCATCAAATTACTCGAAGTCGGCTCCGAGCTGGGCGCCGGTACCCGCGGGGCCGGCATGGGCATCGACGCCCTGCGCGTGGCTTGCCTCAACAAAGGCTCCGACTACTTCCGCCGCTACAACGCCGTGGCGGTGCCCAATCTGAACCACGTGCTGTTCGAGAAAACGCCCTTCCGGTGGGCCAAGCACATCGACGCCATCTACACCGTGCAGAAGGGCATTGCCAGCGCCGTGGAGCAGACGCTGCGCTTCGGCGAGTTCCCATTGGTGCTGGCCGGCGACCACAGCAGCGCCAACGCCACCATTGCCGGCATCAAGGCCGCCTACCCGCACAAAACGCTGGGCGTCGTCTGGATTGACGCCCACGCCGACCTGCACTCGCCCTACACCACGCCCAGCGGCAACGTGCACGGCATGCCCCTGGCCGCCGCCCTGGGCCAGGACAACCGCGCCCATCAGCGCAACCAGCCCGACGCCGATACCGAGTTCTTCTGGCAGCGCCTCCAAAACCTGGCCGAGCCGGGCCCCAAGCTGTGCCCCGAGCACCTGGTGTACGTGGGTGTGCGCGACACCGAGGAGCAGGAAGACGCCCTAATAGAGGAGCTAGGCATCAAATGGATCAAGCTGCCCGAAATTAAGGAAAAGGGCTCGCGCCAATTGACGCGCGAGATTTACGAGCACCTGCGCACCTGCGACATGGTGTACATTTCCTTCGACGTGGACAGCCTCGATTCGAGCTTCAGCATCGGCACTGGCACACCCGTAGAGGACGGCTTGTACCTCTCCGAAGCCGAAAACCTGTGCCAGGACCTGCTGGAAAACGAGCGGGTTGTCTGCTTCGAAATGGTCGAAATCAACCCCACCCTCGACAACGGCAACACCATGGCCACCAACGCCTTCAATATCCTCGAAAAAGCTACCAACGCCATCGAGCGGCGGCTGAAACTGGAGGATGTAGTGAGCCGGTAA
- a CDS encoding ISAs1 family transposase: MEYADFFEEVTDCRESGRCLHELSDILLLVLCGLLADCETFEEIYDYACDQEALLRTFMELPAGIPSHDTLNRVFRYLDPVELERCLTQWGQALVALLAGRQLVADGKQLRGTTERGRRQASIQLVSVWAAEQRLCLAQAQVADKRNALAALPQVLAQVLAQVLAQVLAQVDAAGSVVSIDAMGCQREVAATLVARDADYVLALEQNQGTLHTQVAAHFAPLLAQPAAHMQRDKGHGRGEWRQVWVSQDLGLVDAGAGWAGLRTVVCVRTTRWRDGQAERATRYFLSSLAGASAATLAGYVRRHWSIENEQHWHLDITFAEDACTCRRDRAPRNLSTMRKLALTLLHRLPLTMSRKRKRKKAARDDRFLHQLLAQLPTQESAPAS; encoded by the coding sequence ATGGAGTACGCCGATTTTTTTGAGGAGGTCACCGATTGTCGTGAATCAGGCCGTTGCTTGCACGAGTTGAGCGACATTCTATTGCTGGTTCTCTGCGGGTTACTGGCAGATTGCGAGACATTTGAGGAGATATATGATTACGCCTGTGATCAGGAGGCGTTGCTGCGCACGTTTATGGAGTTGCCGGCAGGTATTCCCTCGCATGATACGCTCAACCGCGTTTTTCGGTACCTGGACCCCGTCGAACTCGAACGCTGCCTGACCCAGTGGGGCCAGGCGCTGGTGGCCTTGCTGGCGGGGCGGCAGTTAGTGGCCGACGGCAAGCAACTGCGCGGCACCACCGAGCGGGGGCGGCGGCAAGCCAGTATCCAATTGGTGAGCGTGTGGGCCGCCGAGCAGCGCCTGTGCCTGGCCCAGGCCCAAGTTGCGGACAAGCGCAATGCGCTCGCGGCCTTGCCCCAGGTGCTGGCCCAGGTGCTGGCCCAGGTGCTGGCCCAGGTGCTGGCCCAGGTGGACGCGGCCGGCAGCGTGGTGAGCATCGATGCGATGGGATGCCAGCGGGAGGTGGCGGCCACACTCGTGGCACGCGACGCCGATTACGTGCTGGCCCTCGAACAGAACCAAGGCACGTTGCACACGCAAGTGGCGGCACACTTCGCCCCCTTGCTGGCGCAGCCAGCTGCCCACATGCAGCGCGATAAAGGACACGGACGCGGGGAGTGGCGGCAGGTGTGGGTTAGCCAAGACCTGGGCCTGGTGGACGCCGGTGCGGGCTGGGCAGGCTTGCGCACGGTGGTCTGTGTGCGGACCACGCGCTGGCGCGACGGGCAGGCCGAACGGGCCACGCGCTATTTTCTCTCGTCGTTAGCCGGGGCGAGCGCGGCCACCCTGGCAGGCTACGTACGCCGCCACTGGAGCATTGAAAACGAGCAGCATTGGCACCTGGACATCACCTTCGCCGAAGACGCCTGCACCTGCCGCCGCGACCGCGCCCCGCGCAACCTCTCGACCATGCGCAAGCTGGCCCTGACGTTGTTACACCGATTGCCTTTGACAATGAGCCGGAAACGCAAACGCAAAAAGGCTGCGCGGGACGATAGATTCCTGCACCAATTGCTTGCCCAACTGCCAACCCAAGAATCTGCCCCCGCCAGCTAA
- a CDS encoding transposase family protein, whose protein sequence is MDYLSLRERPRQFLALTSLRAAEFDDLLTDFAPAWERHHRYHTLEGTKRAFPAHRERANAVLAGSDIKLFFLLTYLKSNALQEHQAASFGISQARVSHLATALLGVLNQVLARRGLLPVRDGGELAQRLANHPEPVFAYDGVERGVPRNTDREAQAEEYSAKKKRTA, encoded by the coding sequence ATGGATTACCTGAGTTTGCGCGAGCGGCCCCGCCAGTTTCTGGCCCTGACCAGCCTGCGAGCGGCGGAGTTTGACGACTTGCTGACCGACTTTGCCCCGGCCTGGGAGCGCCACCACCGCTACCACACCCTGGAAGGAACCAAACGGGCGTTCCCCGCCCACCGCGAGCGGGCCAACGCCGTGCTGGCGGGCAGCGATATAAAGCTCTTTTTTCTGCTCACCTACCTCAAAAGCAACGCCTTGCAAGAGCACCAGGCCGCCAGCTTTGGCATTTCGCAAGCGCGCGTCAGCCACTTGGCTACCGCCCTGCTGGGCGTGCTCAACCAGGTGCTGGCCCGGCGCGGGCTGCTGCCCGTGCGCGACGGCGGCGAGTTGGCTCAGCGCCTGGCTAACCACCCGGAGCCGGTCTTTGCCTACGACGGGGTCGAGCGGGGCGTACCACGTAACACGGACCGGGAGGCCCAGGCCGAGGAGTACAGCGCCAAAAAAAAGCGCACCGCGTGA
- a CDS encoding transposase family protein codes for MTLCDSTQYVHFLSATESGRAHDKKLADEYALHLPAGCVLRQDLGLLGHAPTGVVVEMPHKKPPKRELTFAQKLYNQLLSPLRVVIEHAHSGIKRLHMVQGTIRLRGEWVRDTVMVVACGLHNLRVRSPHRAYRAPVHAKLANYAE; via the coding sequence ATGACCTTATGCGATTCCACGCAGTACGTGCATTTTCTCTCGGCTACGGAAAGCGGGCGAGCGCACGACAAAAAACTGGCCGACGAGTACGCGCTGCACCTACCGGCGGGCTGCGTGTTACGGCAGGATTTGGGCTTGCTGGGCCACGCCCCGACCGGGGTCGTGGTGGAGATGCCCCACAAGAAGCCGCCGAAGCGGGAGTTGACGTTTGCCCAAAAGCTGTATAACCAGTTGCTGAGTCCGTTGCGCGTCGTTATCGAACACGCGCACAGCGGTATCAAGCGCCTGCACATGGTGCAGGGCACTATCCGCTTGCGCGGCGAATGGGTGCGCGATACGGTCATGGTCGTGGCCTGTGGGCTGCACAACCTGCGCGTGCGCAGCCCGCACCGCGCCTATCGCGCACCTGTCCACGCGAAACTCGCTAACTACGCCGAATAA
- a CDS encoding adenylosuccinate synthase, with amino-acid sequence MPVDVLVGLQWGDEGKGKIVDVLAPSYDAVARFQGGPNAGHTLTFDGTKHVLRQVPSGIFHPHILNVVGNGVVLDPVVFREELQKLTDRGVDWSKNLYISKKAQLILPSHRALDRISEEARGNTKIGSTLKGIGPTYSDKIGRIGLRVGHILLPDFQERYKEAVAHHASIAAPYNKELEIEALEEEFFSAVEFLRTLQLTDTEYLLNDLLTQGKRILAEGAQGSLLDIDFGTYPYVTSSSTISAGACTGLGIAPRHIDKVYGITKAYCTRVGSGPFPTELEDATGEEIRKAGREFGAVTGRPRRCGWIDLPALRYAIMLNGVTELHLMKADVLDGFIEIQACTHYRTATGETTPKLPDPGELNTITPEYITLPGWNTDLTNITDAAQFPENLQAYLAFLERELQVPIRIVSVGPDRVSTLFR; translated from the coding sequence ATGCCCGTAGATGTATTAGTAGGCCTCCAGTGGGGCGACGAAGGCAAAGGCAAAATCGTGGACGTACTCGCGCCCAGCTACGACGCCGTTGCCCGCTTTCAAGGGGGCCCCAACGCTGGCCATACCCTCACCTTCGACGGCACGAAGCACGTGCTACGCCAAGTGCCGAGCGGAATTTTCCACCCCCATATCCTCAACGTGGTAGGCAACGGCGTTGTACTCGACCCCGTCGTATTCCGCGAAGAGTTGCAAAAGCTCACCGACCGGGGCGTTGATTGGAGTAAAAATCTTTACATATCCAAAAAGGCGCAGCTCATCCTGCCCTCGCACCGGGCCCTCGACCGCATCAGCGAGGAAGCGCGCGGCAATACTAAAATCGGCAGTACCCTCAAAGGCATCGGCCCCACGTATTCCGATAAGATTGGCCGCATTGGCCTGCGCGTCGGCCACATCCTGCTGCCCGATTTCCAGGAGCGTTACAAGGAAGCCGTGGCGCACCACGCCAGCATCGCTGCTCCTTATAATAAGGAGCTAGAAATCGAAGCACTTGAAGAAGAGTTTTTCTCCGCCGTCGAGTTCCTGCGCACTCTGCAACTCACCGACACCGAATACCTTCTCAACGACCTGCTCACCCAAGGCAAGCGCATTCTTGCCGAAGGGGCCCAGGGCTCGTTGCTCGACATCGACTTTGGTACTTATCCTTACGTTACCTCGTCCAGCACCATTTCGGCTGGGGCCTGTACTGGCCTTGGCATTGCCCCGCGTCACATAGATAAGGTATACGGCATCACCAAGGCTTACTGCACCCGCGTTGGTAGCGGCCCCTTTCCCACCGAGCTAGAGGATGCCACAGGGGAGGAGATTCGCAAGGCCGGCCGCGAGTTTGGGGCCGTCACCGGCCGCCCCCGGCGTTGCGGCTGGATTGACTTACCCGCGCTGCGCTATGCCATCATGCTAAACGGCGTCACCGAACTCCACCTTATGAAGGCGGACGTGCTCGACGGTTTTATCGAGATTCAGGCTTGTACCCACTACCGCACCGCTACAGGGGAAACCACTCCCAAATTGCCCGATCCCGGCGAACTGAATACCATCACGCCTGAGTACATCACACTGCCCGGTTGGAACACCGATTTGACGAACATTACGGATGCCGCCCAATTCCCCGAGAATCTACAAGCCTACTTAGCCTTTCTCGAGCGCGAATTACAAGTGCCCATTCGTATCGTCAGCGTAGGGCCGGATAGAGTAAGCACCCTATTCCGGTAG
- a CDS encoding STAS domain-containing protein, translating to MITTSTLRDGILFVSLAGDLVGPPDTAALVQVANDYLEAGVISCAVDLSEIRYVNSMGIGVLVSLLAKFRTRGGEMVLINPADHPRKLLALTKLNNIFAVVPTEAAARQQLLTAASS from the coding sequence ATGATTACCACCAGCACCCTGCGCGACGGTATCCTTTTCGTAAGCCTCGCCGGCGACTTGGTAGGGCCCCCCGATACCGCGGCGCTCGTGCAGGTAGCCAACGACTACCTGGAAGCCGGCGTCATTAGCTGTGCCGTCGATTTGTCGGAAATTCGCTATGTCAACAGCATGGGCATTGGGGTGCTAGTGTCGCTGCTCGCCAAGTTCCGTACCCGCGGCGGCGAGATGGTCCTCATCAACCCCGCCGACCACCCGCGTAAGCTGCTGGCCCTCACCAAACTCAACAATATCTTCGCGGTGGTCCCCACCGAAGCCGCCGCTCGCCAACAACTTCTCACAGCCGCCTCCTCCTAG
- a CDS encoding transposase — translation MKQRLVVKITTLLHSVPLVRNLARKKFVARFVLGLFKSRNVQFCEVAQHLNDGVKLASNETRIQDFFREADLDYVALAVLLVGLLPGTGKLRLCIDRTEWDFGRCQVNILLVTVGRGDCHWPLCWELLDNRSGNSGTADRTALLDFCLRVLGPDRVGLVVGDREFVGHAWFKYLKDKGILFVMRLPKHHLLTDPQGRRHAVADWGLRPGQCRQLPVCQVDGVWGGAQVTALAGGEYLFLFGTANPAFLGQFYRKRWTIEACFQNLKGRGFALRATHLRCRDKLKKLVGLVSLAYALCVSVGTRLHEKVQPIPQKNNGYKRASFGRHGLNALRQYTRPGRSTDPVFTANMNAVFRWIINQLTHYKVTKIVG, via the coding sequence GTGAAGCAACGCCTCGTGGTCAAAATTACGACCCTTTTACATTCGGTCCCGCTGGTGCGGAACCTGGCCCGCAAAAAGTTCGTGGCCCGCTTCGTGCTCGGCCTCTTTAAAAGCCGAAATGTGCAATTCTGCGAGGTGGCGCAGCACCTCAACGACGGCGTGAAACTGGCCTCGAACGAGACGCGCATCCAAGACTTTTTCCGCGAAGCCGACCTGGATTACGTCGCCTTGGCCGTGTTGCTCGTCGGCCTCTTGCCGGGCACGGGCAAGCTGCGCCTGTGCATCGACCGCACGGAGTGGGACTTCGGCCGCTGCCAGGTCAACATCCTGCTCGTGACGGTGGGCCGGGGCGATTGCCACTGGCCCTTGTGCTGGGAGTTGCTCGACAACCGCAGCGGCAACTCCGGCACCGCCGACCGCACGGCGCTGCTGGATTTTTGCCTGCGGGTGCTGGGCCCCGACCGCGTGGGGCTGGTAGTGGGCGACCGCGAGTTTGTGGGCCATGCCTGGTTCAAATACCTCAAAGACAAGGGCATATTGTTCGTCATGCGTCTGCCCAAGCACCACCTGCTCACCGACCCCCAAGGCCGTCGTCACGCCGTGGCCGACTGGGGCCTGCGGCCAGGCCAGTGCCGCCAGTTGCCCGTGTGCCAAGTCGACGGGGTTTGGGGCGGGGCGCAGGTCACGGCCTTGGCCGGGGGCGAGTACCTCTTCCTCTTCGGCACGGCCAACCCGGCTTTTTTGGGCCAGTTCTATCGCAAGCGCTGGACGATTGAGGCTTGTTTCCAGAACCTGAAAGGGCGGGGCTTTGCCTTGCGGGCCACGCACCTGCGTTGCCGGGACAAACTCAAAAAACTCGTGGGCCTGGTGAGTTTGGCCTACGCGCTTTGCGTGAGCGTGGGCACCCGCCTGCACGAAAAAGTGCAACCCATCCCCCAGAAGAACAACGGCTACAAACGCGCCAGTTTTGGCCGCCACGGCCTCAACGCCCTGCGCCAGTACACGCGGCCCGGCCGCAGCACCGACCCGGTATTTACCGCCAACATGAATGCTGTGTTCCGATGGATTATCAATCAACTAACTCATTATAAAGTAACTAAAATAGTAGGGTAG
- a CDS encoding CHY zinc finger protein has product MGPPAAIVCHGVGVNARTQCAHYHSERDIIAIKFKCCDAFYACIQCHNETVGHVPIVWGKAERGTEAILCGHCHHTLSIAKYFACSSACPQCQAAFNPGCANHYDLYFEM; this is encoded by the coding sequence GTGGGGCCCCCAGCGGCCATCGTTTGCCACGGCGTCGGCGTGAATGCACGCACCCAATGCGCCCATTACCACTCTGAGCGCGACATTATCGCCATCAAATTCAAGTGCTGCGATGCTTTTTACGCCTGCATCCAGTGCCACAACGAAACGGTTGGCCATGTCCCCATTGTTTGGGGCAAGGCCGAGCGTGGCACCGAAGCCATCCTCTGCGGCCATTGCCACCACACGCTGAGCATTGCGAAATACTTCGCCTGCAGCAGCGCGTGCCCCCAGTGCCAGGCCGCTTTCAACCCTGGCTGCGCCAATCATTACGACCTTTACTTTGAAATGTAA